In Engraulis encrasicolus isolate BLACKSEA-1 unplaced genomic scaffold, IST_EnEncr_1.0 scaffold_174_np1212, whole genome shotgun sequence, a single window of DNA contains:
- the LOC134442504 gene encoding interferon-induced protein 44-like: MDGSESEEPSPPPPPPPPSDLLPHPWRQLSWGERDVMRETLRSLKVGHPDVTQLRVLVCGPVGAGKSSFINSIDSIFQNRMTCGAAAEKPLDHSFTKTLGTHQIRDGQYGSFLPFVMCDVMGLERGEGEGVQPDDIMSVMEGHIKEGYRFIPTGPCEDNDPGYNSQAGLADRIHCLAFVIPADNLLWCSNGQHITEEDEDLIRKLREIRVHASKTGIPQIVVMTKVDQACPHVKCDLQQIYKSSKMRTKIEKCNNVSCVCVCVLMGHCSNNLGVPMNFIFPVKNYHEEIDLDNDTDVLLLSAMTQILNLANDHVDQSKDTEN, encoded by the exons ATGGACGGATCAGAGTCAGAGgaaccgtcaccaccaccaccgccacctcctccttctgACT TGCTGCCACATCCATGGAGACAGCTTTCCTGGGG AGAGCGGGACGTCATGAGAGAGACATTAAGGTCCCTGAAGGTTGGCCATCCAGATGTGACGCAGCTTCGGGTCCTCGTCTGTGGACCAGTGGGAGCAG GCAAGTCCAGTTTCATCAACTCCATCGACAGCATCTTCCAGAATCGCATGACGTGTGGAGCCGCCGCTGAAAAGCCCCTGGACCACAGCTTCACCAAAACA TTGGGAACACACCAGATTCGAGATGGGCAGTACGGCTCGTTCCTGCCCTTCGTCATGTGTGACGTGATGGGACTGGAGAGGGGCGAGGGGGAAGGAGTACAGCCTGATGACATCATGAGCGTCATGGAGGGGCACATCAAAGAAGGATACAgg TTCATTCCCACTGGCCCGTGTGAAGATAATGATCCGGGCTACAATAGCCAGGCTGGGCTGGCCGACAGAATCCATTGCCTGGCATTTGTAATCCCAGCTGACAATCTTCTGTGGTGCAGCAATGGCCAACATATCACAGAGGAAGATGAAGACTTAATCCGCAAGCTACGAGAAATCAGGGTCCACGCCAGCAAGACAG ggatTCCACAAATTGTTGTCATGACGAAAGTCGATCAGGCATGTCCACACGTAAAATGTGACCTTCAGCAAATTTACAAGAGCAGTAAGATGCGTACAAAg attgaaAAGTGCAAcaatgtttcttgtgtgtgtgtgtgtgttttgatgggaCACTGCAGCAATAATTTGGGAGTCCCCATGAACTTCATCTTCCCGGTGAAGAACTACCACGAGGAGATTGATCTGGATAATGACACCGACGTGCTGCTGCTGTCTGCTATGACACAGATCCTTAACCTTGCCAACGACCACGTGGATCAGTCGAAGGACACTGAGAATTAG